In a single window of the Pieris rapae chromosome 9, ilPieRapa1.1, whole genome shotgun sequence genome:
- the LOC123689456 gene encoding uncharacterized protein LOC123689456 has product MCALLVEHNLPFRVMDHMSEIISKCFTNPEVAKNFSCKRTKAAAVTYNVLKPELEREMQADLRSCQNVSTRAPVYSLIIDESTDVSSTKMLAIVTKYYSEKSTALKTKFLTMVDLEGESAQDLFDALSKALRDLNLDIKDAVGFGADTTNVMFGEHGGIIAKIKNVNPHCLFIKCVCHSTALSVSHASKDTLPRAVNQVVKEVYGYFAHSSKRQREFFEFQEFVNTDKHKILQHYDIRWLSFHSCVNRILEQWDALKLYFQGQYLDDKNISSQFLYESFNNKIYKLYFYALDYILPFVNKLNTVFQGDYVTVHLVYKDVSEMFMALLSCYMKVSYVKSTDPHLLDPTSSVNYLPLKCMYLGVNVSREITGLARDINLKPAIQSFLEHMQSFLIQLSSQLKTRLPLNTLFKQLQFLTPQDVVYKEFSSIANVVTQFPNLVDEHTIQKIDDEYRQLKLDKDVSDLLESGGSNANPILSVDKFWGAVGKIRNSNGNLKYVYVSNFVKGLLCLPMSNAACERIFSKINLLKTKTRNRFTNKHVASILHVKQGISEHGDCVSFQPTKEMIKQMTKAMYKESDQEEYDANTNTNI; this is encoded by the coding sequence ATGTGTGCTCTGTTGGTAGAACATAATTTACCCTTTCGCGTCATGGATCATATGAGTGAAATCATTTCCAAATGCTTTACCAATCCAGAGGTGGCGAAGAATTTCTCCTGTAAACGAACCAAAGCAGCTGCGGTTACATATAATGTTTTGAAGCCGGAACTGGAGAGGGAAATGCAAGCAGATTTAAGATCATGTCAGAATGTTAGTACCCGTGCACCAGTGTATTCTTTGATAATAGATGAGAGTACAGACGTTTCATCTACGAAAATGCTTGCTATAGTAACTAAATACTATTCTGAAAAATCAACAGcgttaaaaactaaatttctaACTATGGTAGATTTAGAAGGGGAATCGGCACAAGATTTGTTTGACGCTCTTTCAAAGGCGTTGCGTGATTTAAATCTTGATATAAAAGATGCAGTTGGTTTCGGAGCCGACACTACCAATGTAATGTTTGGTGAACATGGTGGAATCATTGCTAAAATTAAGAATGTGAATCCGCATTGCTTATTTATCAAATGTGTCTGTCATTCCACGGCTTTATCGGTTAGTCACGCAAGCAAAGACACATTACCGAGAGCTGTGAATCAAGTAGTGAAAGAAGTTTACGGGTATTTTGCTCACAGCAGCAAAAGACAGAGGGAATTTTTTGAGTTCCAAGAATTTGTTAATACagataaacacaaaatactaCAACATTACGATATTCGTTGGCTGTCATTCCACTCGTGTGTGAACAGAATTCTTGAGCAATGGGATGCgctaaaactttattttcaagGCCAATATTTAgatgacaaaaatatatcctCTCAATTTTTGTACGAAagctttaataacaaaatatataaattatatttttacgcaCTTGATTatattctgccttttgtgaataaattaaatacggtGTTTCAAGGGGATTATGTGACTGTACACTTGGTTTATAAAGACGTGTCTGAAATGTTTATGGCACTGTTAAGCTGCTACATGAAAGTCAGTTACGTAAAGAGTACAGATCCACATCTTCTAGATCCGACATCCAGCGTTAACTACCTTCCtttgaaatgtatgtatttaggTGTTAACGTCAGCAGAGAAATCACTGGTCTAGCAAgagatataaatttgaaacCTGCGATACAATCGTTTCTTGAGCACATGCAATCATTTCTTATCCAACTTTCAAGTCAACTGAAGACACGTCTGCCATTAAATACcctttttaaacaattacagtTTCTAACTCCTCAAGACGTTGTATACAAGGAGTTTTCTTCGATAGCAAATGTTGTCACCCAATTTCCTAATCTTGTTGATGAacatacaattcaaaaaaTTGACGATGAATACAGACAATTAAAACTTGATAAAGATGTCAGTGATTTATTAGAATCTGGTGGGAGTAATGCGAACCCAATTCTAAGTGTTGATAAATTTTGGGGTGCCGTTGGCAAAATCCGAAATTCAAATGGAAacttaaaatacgtttatgtttCTAATTTTGTAAAAGGTTTGTTGTGTTTGCCAATGTCGAATGCTGCTTGCGAAAGGATTTTCTCTAAAATCAAcctcttaaaaacaaaaacgcggaatagatttacaaataaacatgTCGCCTCTATTTTACATGTAAAACAGGGCATTAGTGAACATGGTGATTGCGTTTCATTCCAGCCAACTAAAGAAATgattaaacaaatgacaaaagcGATGTATAAAGAAAGTGATCAAGAAGAATACGATGCGAATACGAATacgaatatataa
- the LOC110998739 gene encoding LOW QUALITY PROTEIN: acyl-CoA Delta-9 desaturase (The sequence of the model RefSeq protein was modified relative to this genomic sequence to represent the inferred CDS: deleted 1 base in 1 codon), with product MYELAQPNRMPPAQNVGLRSRHVTLLEGCDIKSDSKVNSLTESDISDKSDDFDISFYESIEFKPQIRWPDLLVQISLHSVAIYGLCLILMNQVKFYTLLFVLATIYTSGFGITAGVHRLWSHRAYKAKLPLRCLLALLFTITGQRDIYTWALDHRVHHKYTETVADPHDVRRGFWFAHVGWLVLTPHPAVENRRIALNKTSQDLIDDPVVRFQKLFFIPLFLILNIILPLGIPIYYWDEDWMTSFSVSFVLRFTITLNIAYCVNSFAHIWGNKPYDKYIKSVENQLVSLAALGEGWHNYHHVFPWDYRTSELGKINISTSFIDFFARIGWAYDLKAATMSMIETELSEAVMAHFTTKKNLIHKHNFHSYEIKVYFILNILYYLYK from the exons ATGTATGAGTTAGCACAACCAAATCG GATGCCGCCGGCGCAGAATGTTGGTTTGCGTTCTCGTCATGTCACGCTTCTAGAAGGATGTGACATCAAAAGTGACAGCAAAGTGAACAGTTTGACAGAAAGTGATATAAGTGATAAAAGTGATGACTTTGACATAAGCTTTTATGAAAGCATTGAATTCAAACCACAGATAAGATGGCCAGATTTATTAGTTCAAATATCTTTGCATTCAGTTGCAATTTATGGCTTGTGTCTGATATTAATGAatcaagtaaaattttatacgcTATTATTTG TTCTTGCCACAATATATACTTCGGGCTTTGGAATCACTGCTGGAGTTCATCGACTATGGTCACATAGAGCATATAAAGCGAAATTACCATTGCGATGCTTGCTCGCTCTACTTTTCACCATTACAGGCCAA AGGGATATCTATACTTGGGCACTCGATCATCGAGTTCATCACAAGTATACGGAGACAGTTGCTGATCCCCACGATGTTCGTCGCGGGTTTTGGTTCGCCCACGTTGGCTGGCTTGTACTAACCCCCCACCCCGCTGTCGAGAACCGACGAATTGCTCTGAACAAAACCTCACAAGATCTGATAGACGATCCTGTTGTTAGATTCCAAaaatt gtTCTTCATTCCACTATTCTTAATACTTAACATCATATTACCGCTGGGTATTCCTATATACTACTGGGACGAGGACTGGATGACGAGTTTCTCAGTCAGCTTTGTACTAAGATTTACCATCACACTTAATATTGCGTACTGTGTGAACAGCTTCGCACATATATGGGGAAATAAACCATATGACAA atatattaaatctGTGGAGAACCAGCTCGTGAGCCTCGCGGCTTTGGGTGAGGGTTGGCATAACTATCACCACGTCTTCCCATGGGACTACAGGACTTCAGAACTCggcaaaattaatatatctacATCTTTCATTGACTTCTTTGCTAGAATTGGATGGGCGTATGACT TAAAAGCAGCAACAATGTCAATGATA GAAACAGAGCTGAGCGAAGCGGTGATGGCACATTTCACCACCAAGAAGAACCTTATCCACAAACATAACTTTCATTCCTACGAGATCAaagtatactttatattaaatattttatattatttatacaaataa
- the LOC110992652 gene encoding pyrokinin-1 receptor-like produces MSFINNETNVTLNISETVDPTHIFGPQRDSLFIVIPITIIYAVTFVTGLFGNICTCIVITRNKNMHTATNYYLFSLAISDLLYLVSGMPQEMYSIWYKWPYVFGQTFCLLRGLAAETSTNASILTITLFTIERYLAICHPFVSHKMSKLSRAIKHVILLWIISLALALPQALQFGIKNHKGVTMCLQTRVIIKHSFELSTIFLFIAPMLVITVLYSLIGLRLNKSNFSKEVPEEIHKSKRVIQKIHRKNSTQSTRRVVKMLVAVVIGFFICWAPFHAQRLVAIYGTADNHLAKSSLLLSAYHFLTYTSGVFYYVSTCINPIFYHIMSNKFREAFKITMAQCCCRETTRSAAKRCSYTAVPFSRQPTSNGSMNSGSFKQQLSIKGLQPEYTCTKENIPTSRVFKVCEKCKRTFSVPSLLELKSCSHKAHIDTQIANSA; encoded by the exons ATGAGTTTTATCAATAATGAAACGAACGTTACTCTTAATATATCGGAAACTGTAGACCCCACGCACATTTTTGGACCGCAACGAGATTCCTTATTCATAGTTATTccgataacaataatatacgCTGTTACTTTCGTCACAGGGTTGTTTGGAAATATTTGTACATGTATAGTCATAACGCGTAACAAAAATATGCACACAGcaacaaattattacttatttagtttagcaatatcagatttactttatttagttAGTGGCATGCCCCAAGAAATGTATTCAATATGGTACAAATGGCCCTACGTGTTTGGGCAAACCTTCTGTCTGCTTAGAGGATTAGCTGCGGAAACATCAACAAATGCtagtattttaacaataactcTCTTCACAATCGAAAGATATTTAGCGATATGCCACCCATTCGTTTCACACAAAATGTCGAAACTTTCACGAGCAATAAAGCATGTTATCTTGTTGTGGATCATATCGCTTGCACTGGCGTTGCCCCAGGCGCTTCAATTTGgcattaaaaatcataaaggCGTTACTATGTGCCTACAAACAAGGGTGATTATTAAACACTCCTTCGAATTGTctacgatatttttatttattgcaccaATGCTTGTTATAACAGTCCTTTACTCGCTAATTGGACTTAGATTgaataaatctaatttttcaaaagaagtACCGGAGGAAATACATAAAAGCAAACGAGTGATTCAGAAAATCCACAGGAAAAATAGTACACAGTCGACTAGGCGAGTTGTAAAGATGTTGG TTGCCGTAGTAATAGGTTTCTTTATCTGCTGGGCGCCGTTCCATGCACAAAGGCTCGTCGCAATCTATGGAACGGCTGACAATCACTTGGCAAAATCGTCTCTGCTGTTGTCAGCGTATCACTTCTTAACATACACTTCTGGAGTCTTTTACTACGTGTCCACCTGCATTAATCCCATATTTTACCACATAATGAGCAATAAATTCAGAGAAGCGTTTAAG ATTACAATGGCCCAGTGTTGTTGTCGGGAAACAACGAGATCTGCTGCGAAGCGTTGTTCATATACAGCTGTACCATTCTCACGACAACCAACATCAAACGGATCGATGAACTCTG GTTCCTTCAAACAGCAGCTGAGTATAAAAGGACTGCAACCAGAATATACCTGTACCAAAGAAAACATTCCAACCTCCCGTGTTTTTAAAGTTTGTGAGAAATGTAAACGTACATTTTCTGTTCCCTCTCTACTGGAGCTTAAAAGTTGTAGTCATAAAGCCCATATTGATACACAAATCGCTAATAgtgcttaa